One Solanum pennellii chromosome 9, SPENNV200 DNA segment encodes these proteins:
- the LOC107029145 gene encoding 2-hydroxyisoflavanone dehydratase-like, with amino-acid sequence MATSNDNNNEDFTQIDCWYRIYKNGRVERFYDKCGVTYVPPSLDDPQNNVSSKDVTISPHVSARLYLPKNTTNSTQKLPIIVYYHGGALALGSAFFNTYHNYLNVLVSESNAIAISVEYRLAPEHDVTTIYDDCWTALQWVASHANEKKFTSDNEDPWIKNYGDFSRLSIIGDSAGGNIVYHMAMRAGREGGINEKVTINGSIFVCPYFLVPIENIEQNVSYKNWIVISSPSESGLHSPLINPLAENAPSLSQLGCSRMLLCFAEKDEYIPKEIGVRFVEGVKKSGWKGDLEFIVVEDEGHCSQLNNPNTEKSQDLIKRFASFIQLE; translated from the coding sequence ATGGCTACTTCCAATGACAACAACAATGAGGATTTCACACAAATCGATTGTTGGTATAGAATCTATAAAAATGGTCGAGTCGAACGGTTCTATGACAAATGTGGCGTAACATACGTACCCCCATCACTTGACGATCCACAAAATAATGTCTCATCTAAAGACGTTACAATTTCACCACACGTTTCTGCTAGACTTTACCTTCCAAAAAACACAACAAATTCCACCCAAAAACTTCCCATTATAGTGTATTACCATGGTGGTGCACTAGCTCTTGGATCTGCTTTTTTTAACACGTACCATAATTATCTCAATGTCTTGGTTTCTGAATCCAACGCAATCGCGATTTCAGTAGAGTATCGATTAGCCCCTGAACATGACGTGACCACAATTTATGATGATTGTTGGACCGCACTTCAATGGGTCGCATCACAtgctaatgaaaaaaaattcactagTGATAACGAAGACCCGTGGATAAAAAATTACGGAGATTTTAGTAGATTGAGTATAATTGGAGACAGTGCTGGTGGGAATATAGTTTATCATATGGCAATGAGAGCGGGAAGAGAAGGTGGTATTAATGAAAAGGTAACTATTAATGGTTCGATTTTTGTTTGTCCTTACTTTTTGGTTCCAATTGAAAACATCGAACAAAATGTATCGTACAAAAATTGGATTGTTATTAGCTCACCATCTGAATCTGGGCTACATAGTCCACTAATTAATCCACTTGCTGAAAATGCTCCTAGTTTGTCTCAGTTGGGTTGTTCGAGGATGTTGTTGTGTTTCGCGGAGAAAGATGAATATATTCCAAAAGAAATTGGGGTTCGATTCGTTGAAGGGGTAAAGAAAAGTGGTTGGAAAGGGGATTTGGAGTTTATTGTAGTTGAAGATGAAGGTCATTGCTCTCAACTAAATAATCCTAATACAGAGAAATCTCAAGATTTGATCAAGCGTTTTGCTTCTTTTATCCAacttgaataa
- the LOC107029543 gene encoding serine/threonine-protein kinase PCRK1-like isoform X2 yields the protein MKCFQFSNDDHNKTRKSTSGQSSASVFTDPDLKGSEYNSQNVSTDISTESSSRVSFSCLSNKKACHLKVFTVEELKSATKNFSRSLMLGEGGFGGVYKGVLKDTNIAVKQLSQRGLQGHKEWVTEVNVLGVVEHQNLVKLIGYCAEDDERGIQRLLVYEFLPNRSVQDHLISRFMSPLPWETRLNIARDAARGLAYLHEGMEFQIIFRDFKSSNILLDEKWNAKLSDFGLARLGPSDGLSHVSTAVVGTVGYAAPEYIQTGRLTSKSDVWSYGVFLYELITGRRPLDRNKPKNEQKLLEWVRPHLSDLKKFEQILDPRLDGNYSIKSAQKLAAIANRCLVKHPRNRPKMSEVLEMVNQVVKATEAKCPQTPIDESSTPNVDDDMFMVRCLTASRRLVEHTPRENKLLVWKLWKPKLVSSN from the exons ATGAAGTGTTTTCAGTTCTCTAATGATGATCATAACAAGACTAGAAAGTCAACATCAGGCCAGTCATCTGCCTCTGTTTTCACAGATCCTGACCTCAAAGGATCTGAATACAACTCACAAAATGTATCAACGGACATTAGCACTGAGTCCTCTTCAAGGGTCTCGTTTTCGTGCTTGTCTAATAAAAAGGCTTGTCACCTTAAGGTCTTCACAGTTGAAGAGTTGAAGAGCGCGACAAAGAACTTTAGTCGATCCCTCATGCTAGGAGAAGGAGGTTTTGGAGGTGTATATAAGGGTGTTTTAAAGGACACAAATATTGCTGTTAAACAACTCAGCCAGAGGGGCTTGCAG GGGCACAAGGAATGGGTGACGGAAGTGAACGTCCTAGGTGTGGTTGAGCATCAAAATCTTGTCAAATTAATAGGCTATTGTGCAGAGGATGATGAAAGAGGAATACAACGTTTACTTGTATATGAGTTTTTGCCCAACAGAAGTGTACAAGATCATCTAATAAGTCGTTTTATGTCACCTTTGCCATGGGAAACAAGGCTAAATATCGCTCGTGATGCTGCTCGAGGATTGGCTTACCTTCACGAGGGAATGGAGTTTCAG ATTATCTTTAGAGATTTCAAATCTTCTAACATTCTCTTGGATGAGAAATGGAATGCAAAGTTGTCTGATTTTGGCTTGGCCAGATTAGGACCTTCTGACGGATTAAGCCATGTCTCAACAGCG GTGGTGGGAACTGTTGGATATGCTGCTCCAGAATATATACAAACTGGACGCCTAACGTCCAAGAGTGATGTATGGAGCTATGGGGTGTTTCTATATGAACTCATCACAGGCAGGCGTCCGTTGGACAGAAATAAACCTAAAAACGAACAGAAACTTCTCGAATGGGTAAGACCACATCTTTCCGACCTGAAGAAGTTTGAACAAATATTGGATCCTCGATTAGATGGAAACTATTCCATTAAATCTGCTCAGAAGTTAGCTGCCATAGCTAATAGGTGTTTAGTTAAACATCCGAGAAATCGTCCAAAAATGAGTGAGGTTTTGGAGATGGTAAATCAGGTTGTGAAGGCAACTGAAGCAAAATGTCCACAAACACCTATAGACGAAAGTTCAACACCAAATGTCGACGATGACATGTTTATGGTAAGGTGTCTCACTGCAAGTAGACGGTTGGTAGAACACACACCAAGAGAAAACAAGTTGCTGGTTTGGAAATTGTGGAAGCCTAAGCTTGTCAGTTCAAATTGA
- the LOC107029543 gene encoding serine/threonine-protein kinase PCRK1-like isoform X1: MSLLIKVGELNSSCQALTSLDHGMKCFQFSNDDHNKTRKSTSGQSSASVFTDPDLKGSEYNSQNVSTDISTESSSRVSFSCLSNKKACHLKVFTVEELKSATKNFSRSLMLGEGGFGGVYKGVLKDTNIAVKQLSQRGLQGHKEWVTEVNVLGVVEHQNLVKLIGYCAEDDERGIQRLLVYEFLPNRSVQDHLISRFMSPLPWETRLNIARDAARGLAYLHEGMEFQIIFRDFKSSNILLDEKWNAKLSDFGLARLGPSDGLSHVSTAVVGTVGYAAPEYIQTGRLTSKSDVWSYGVFLYELITGRRPLDRNKPKNEQKLLEWVRPHLSDLKKFEQILDPRLDGNYSIKSAQKLAAIANRCLVKHPRNRPKMSEVLEMVNQVVKATEAKCPQTPIDESSTPNVDDDMFMVRCLTASRRLVEHTPRENKLLVWKLWKPKLVSSN, from the exons atgtcccttttaattAAAGTTGGTGAACTGAATTCCAGCTGCCAAGCATTGACTTCCTTAGATCATG GGATGAAGTGTTTTCAGTTCTCTAATGATGATCATAACAAGACTAGAAAGTCAACATCAGGCCAGTCATCTGCCTCTGTTTTCACAGATCCTGACCTCAAAGGATCTGAATACAACTCACAAAATGTATCAACGGACATTAGCACTGAGTCCTCTTCAAGGGTCTCGTTTTCGTGCTTGTCTAATAAAAAGGCTTGTCACCTTAAGGTCTTCACAGTTGAAGAGTTGAAGAGCGCGACAAAGAACTTTAGTCGATCCCTCATGCTAGGAGAAGGAGGTTTTGGAGGTGTATATAAGGGTGTTTTAAAGGACACAAATATTGCTGTTAAACAACTCAGCCAGAGGGGCTTGCAG GGGCACAAGGAATGGGTGACGGAAGTGAACGTCCTAGGTGTGGTTGAGCATCAAAATCTTGTCAAATTAATAGGCTATTGTGCAGAGGATGATGAAAGAGGAATACAACGTTTACTTGTATATGAGTTTTTGCCCAACAGAAGTGTACAAGATCATCTAATAAGTCGTTTTATGTCACCTTTGCCATGGGAAACAAGGCTAAATATCGCTCGTGATGCTGCTCGAGGATTGGCTTACCTTCACGAGGGAATGGAGTTTCAG ATTATCTTTAGAGATTTCAAATCTTCTAACATTCTCTTGGATGAGAAATGGAATGCAAAGTTGTCTGATTTTGGCTTGGCCAGATTAGGACCTTCTGACGGATTAAGCCATGTCTCAACAGCG GTGGTGGGAACTGTTGGATATGCTGCTCCAGAATATATACAAACTGGACGCCTAACGTCCAAGAGTGATGTATGGAGCTATGGGGTGTTTCTATATGAACTCATCACAGGCAGGCGTCCGTTGGACAGAAATAAACCTAAAAACGAACAGAAACTTCTCGAATGGGTAAGACCACATCTTTCCGACCTGAAGAAGTTTGAACAAATATTGGATCCTCGATTAGATGGAAACTATTCCATTAAATCTGCTCAGAAGTTAGCTGCCATAGCTAATAGGTGTTTAGTTAAACATCCGAGAAATCGTCCAAAAATGAGTGAGGTTTTGGAGATGGTAAATCAGGTTGTGAAGGCAACTGAAGCAAAATGTCCACAAACACCTATAGACGAAAGTTCAACACCAAATGTCGACGATGACATGTTTATGGTAAGGTGTCTCACTGCAAGTAGACGGTTGGTAGAACACACACCAAGAGAAAACAAGTTGCTGGTTTGGAAATTGTGGAAGCCTAAGCTTGTCAGTTCAAATTGA